The following DNA comes from Tunturibacter psychrotolerans.
CGCGGCTCCTACGGACAGCACGTTGACGGCATCAGCGGGAGGCTGGATGCGATGAAGCCCAAGATCTTGCTGTAGATTCCCGTCATTGCCGGCCGCAACAGTAGCGACGACGTTGCCATGCGCGAACCGCTGGTCGAGTTCAGCAGTCCACGATGTCACCTCGTAATCGTCGACTGCAAGACTTGGCCCCAAGCTGAAGTTTATGAACGGATATGTTCTGCCGGATTGATCGAGAACGCTAAGAATGCGGTCTAACGCGTCGAGGTAGTCAAGGTCCTGGTTAGCGCCTGTACGCACATCGATCACGCGAACATGATCGACGGTACACATGGGGACAGGAAGTGGCTGCTGAGATTCCAATGGACCGAAAAGGAGGGCTGCTGTAACCGCTAGGCCGTGCTCTTCTGCGCTTGGGACTGCGGGGCCAATGCCGGCCGGTTCGATGTAATTTACCCATGGCGCCAACGCCGTTCGCGCCGCCAAAGGTAACCCACCATCAAATATGGCAGCGCGAAAGCTGTCATGCAAAGGCCCCTGACTAGGGAGTGGGAAGATTTCTCCGCTTGCCATTCGAAGCACGTTTCCGGGGTTCATAGGCCTCATCGTTGGCATTGCTCGCGCCACTCTGAGAAACGTAAATTCTGCTAATTCTCTTACGCTTCCAGTTTGAATTCTGACCGGGAGAAACGTTAGGCCCCCGACATCTCGGCGACGCGAAGTCAACACCTCGGCCTCTTGCAAGAGCGCGTACGCCAGAAATGCCTCCACAACACCCTTTCGATGGCCGTTGTGAAGGACAACCTCCAAAGTGATCATCCTCTGCTCGTCGGGTATGCTCTTGAGCTTACTCACGGGGTCCAAAGCCGCGAAGTCCTCGATATGTGCAAGAGTTGGTCCCGCAAAGCTCCCGGGTGATTTCGAGAGAATCTGCCGTTCCCAGTTTTGAAACGACTGTCGCGTTCCAGCTACGAAGATCTCCTCCGTAAGAGCCTTCTGTGGAGGATCTTTGATTCCCCATTTTTCTGGACTGATGAGTCGTGAACGGCTTCCGAGTGACTCCAGCCCGACTGCTCTTAGGATGCCTTCTGGGAAATCACTTTTTGAGGTGTAGCGTGGATGCATCGTTACAACCCCGACGACGTTGCCGTTAGGAGTAGCGGCATCGGGGATCGCGGCGAATGAACGTGCGGCTGTGTTCAGGCGAGTGGAGATGCGGGCGCGAGCGGTTTCGAGCGTATACGGCGGTTCTTTGGGACCACCACCTGAGGGTACGTCAACGACTGTAGTAAGCTTTTCGCCTTGACCTAATAGAAAATTCTCTTCACGTGCCATATCGTCTCCGCCGTGCTATTTAGCTCCAATATCCCTCTTACGAAGTGTGTCCCTCGCCAACCCCGTTGCGGCTGAGATGGCT
Coding sequences within:
- a CDS encoding S8 family peptidase encodes the protein MAREENFLLGQGEKLTTVVDVPSGGGPKEPPYTLETARARISTRLNTAARSFAAIPDAATPNGNVVGVVTMHPRYTSKSDFPEGILRAVGLESLGSRSRLISPEKWGIKDPPQKALTEEIFVAGTRQSFQNWERQILSKSPGSFAGPTLAHIEDFAALDPVSKLKSIPDEQRMITLEVVLHNGHRKGVVEAFLAYALLQEAEVLTSRRRDVGGLTFLPVRIQTGSVRELAEFTFLRVARAMPTMRPMNPGNVLRMASGEIFPLPSQGPLHDSFRAAIFDGGLPLAARTALAPWVNYIEPAGIGPAVPSAEEHGLAVTAALLFGPLESQQPLPVPMCTVDHVRVIDVRTGANQDLDYLDALDRILSVLDQSGRTYPFINFSLGPSLAVDDYEVTSWTAELDQRFAHGNVVATVAAGNDGNLQQDLGLHRIQPPADAVNVLSVGAATSRSTKWSRADYSSMGPGRSPGLIKPDGVAFGGSAEAPFLALTADLQAKRTTGTSFAAPLALRGAVSVRAQLAESLLPLSIRALLIHRAQPAAHERTEVGWGRFEENPNSLITCDDDETLVVYQGLLPVGSHLRAPIPLPNAVLPGKVWITGTLVIAPTVDPEHPGAYTRSGLEVAYRPHVDKYGKPINGKRPAHPKTRTFFSSAHLYNAPEYVFRENGHKWEPCLRNTIRCLGSSLKEPGFDIYYHNRESGQAAENAEPIPYAFIVSVKAPQVKNLYDRVVRAYANILVPLRPQLRLTIKA